The genomic window TAGGAAATAAGTAAAAAGAAGTTTTTAAAAGAAGAGGGGATGTTTGGAGAAAAACATAAAGTAAACTGATTCAGTATCTCTCAAGGTTGTCATGCATAGTTTTTATTTGATTCTAAAGGCTAAGAAAATCTAGAAAATCAAGTAATTTAgtttaaccaaaataaataaaaatgtaaaaagtaaACTGAAATGAGCTTTCGGTCTTAGGGCTCGTGCATGTGCCCATCCTCTTATTTTGGTTcttataaacatcattttaattaatagggtaaactacacccatggtcacttttgttttgtaacattttagtcactgagccgttaattgtcgttaatggtgtaatggtaagctgacgtggcacgttaaattatcatttcaaacaaaaacttCAGGTTAAATtgtacaattggtccccataatttttcgttttgagcaatttaattcttttatgttcttttaactttctttctttatcttccattctcttctgcttcgcGCTCTGTTTTCCtaccttctttatttcttttaacataccaggaagtcgaattggtagtgaagaaagaagcatggtatgggtttatgggttttggttataggcaaATGATGATAGTCGACTTCCTACTTCTTTTTTCACTGCCAATTCGACTTcctaatatgttaaaagaaataagaaagatatgaaaacagagggagaaacaaaagagaatggaaaaaaagaagaaagtttaaagaacataaaagaaaaaaaattaaattacttaaaacgaaaaaaatatggggatcaattgtataatttaacctaaaattttgtttgaaatgatgatttaacgtgccacgtcagcttaccgttacaccattaacgacgATTAATGGCTCAGTGGCTAAAATGTTACAGCatgataacgtaaatgactaaaacgtaacatttcaaacataagtgactaaaacgtaacctaaggtaaacaaaagtgaccatgggtgtagtttaccctaattaaTATTGCTCTATAAGTACAATAATAAAAGGGAGATGAAAGAAGGTAGTTTAATTAGAGAGGAAGCATCATGCGGTGTCCTTTCCTTTTATTCATTTGTCCTTCTCAGGAAAAGGAAAATCAAGTGAGAAATTAAGCTGATTCTCCGTCTTATTTACAAACAGTTTATGATAGGGAAGGTGGTTGGTAATGGAGAGTCGATAGTAATAGTGATTGGAGAGGAAAAATAAGAGAGAGATGGAGAAGAAGGTAAGGGGTTTAAGACATTTAATGGTGACGGTATTCCTGTCAGGAATGGGAAACTTCATAGTGATTCCGGGCATCACGGATGTTACCATGTTCGCACTTTGCCCTGCTACCGATGAATGCTCCCTCGCCATTTACCTATCTGCTTTCCAACAAGCTGTAcgttctcttcttcttcttcttcttaacaAAATTACAACCCCTAAAAGCTTGTataggaaaataataataacaggTTCATCGTCCTATGTTCTTAACACAATCCCACAACTAGCTTTGTTGGTTTGGTTTTGGTATTGGAATCCCTGCAAAGCCACAACATGTTCCTTCAAAATCAAAATCCTCaaacctttttttcctttttcccctTCACAACTAGTAGATTTTTAGTATTacgtttttagaaaaatcatccaCTTTTGCAAGCATGCATTACTTCACTATATTACATATTTACTAGGTAACTTcctcttttaaattaaaaaaaaaaactaaactgtgGGTATtgaaacaaaacccttttatctACTAGGGATTCcgtcatatatgtatattcgtGGAAATcacaaattttgaatttaaatatttgtttaaaaataacatacaataagtAATGAAGCATAAGATTCGAAACTAATAATAACAACACATCTGTAATATatacgaaattaaaataaaaatagtttcaatcaaatacattattaatacCAAAAATCCTATCACATACATACACGTGTGGAAACCACGGATTTAGAACATagatgtgtgtttaaaaataacatacaatatatAATGAAACTTaatgtttgaaactaattaatcataataacacataaaatatgtacgatattaaaataaaaaaatagattaaattgtgagtaaaacaaaatttaaacacataaatacatcaaataaataatattaaatgtactgcaattatttatcatggtttTATCGACAATTGTGAGTTAGTGTCGAGTTGACTTGTGACAACAGCTCAATTAACaacaatattaatatatacaactatTGGAGATAATAACTTgtatatattaaaatacaaatatatgaaatatattaaaataaagttggAAGGCTTTTTTTAAGatagattttttaataaaaatattaaataaaaatttcaaatgacatactatatttatttattttatatacattataTAAAGTTTTTacataattcatttatatatagtatacatatacatactatatatatttggtacaaagtgtatatatattaaaacaccTATGTTGTGAATATTATCAAATTCTAATAatgattttaaaagtttaaatgaaGAAAAAGTCTTTGCTTGCATATCTCATTTTTCATCTACTATTATTTTCAAAAGATTGGAAAAATGGaaaatatagtaattaatatacaTTAACGTTAAACCCGCTAAGTAGGTGGAAAATCTATGTTTTAGAGGTTAATACATATAAACAAAGCTTTTAAATTAGTAGTAAGTAAATCAGGCGGGATGGTAAGGATCTTTTCTACTTTAATCAATGGTTGAAAGTTTGATCCTCATTCTGGGTATGGAggagttttaaaatttatgaccAACATCTACCCTTTTAATGTGCCTACAAAATATGgagaaactaaaataaaaaataaaaaattaatcagtGGACTCGTTCcgttaaataacttaaaaaataaaaagtaaataagcCCGGTTATAATTTTAgttctttaattttaattaaatataaaaatatatttggtGAACCCCACACAAGTTACAATGTtagcttttcctttttctttttaaaatataatagcattttttaaataactaaattttaaaggaaaaaagaaattatatatacatttgttTGACCTTAGTTGGtgaaactaaaattgaaaattcaataTCTTCAAAGTTAATTTATGACAAGGTAGGGAAATTGTACACCTAGGAACCTTTTTCTTTAGTTGACTCACCATATGGATCACTACCTTAATTACCCAAGTGGTGGTAATGTAGGGTGCCTTTTCTTGAGTGATATTTTCATGGAATTTAATGCTAAAGTTGTCCCTTCCAAGCAATACATGGGATGGGTTTGGATAATTAActctactttttatttttggacttcaattctattttttagattttaaaattttaggttaattgttaatattattaaaattattatgttaaatttatttttattattatattattatttttaattatatgattattaagtgagtatttttttattttaaaatgtcacatcaatgaatttaataaaaaaatttaactaaattaataagcaggcttaaattttaaatataaaaaataaaaaaaattaaaattttaaaaataaaaatacaaagattaaattcTGAATTTGGGAACAGTAGATGACTGATTACAATTTTAACCTAATTCAAAATGTAGAAGCCATGCATCGCAATGGCGTGACATAGTGACATTTAGGAAAGACGGCAAAACCTAATTATGAGAGGGAAGCAACTTCCTATACAGTGCTGACAAACACAGTCATCTTTGTCCCTTGCactttttaactttttcaaaCGAAGTTTCATGGCTGCAGAGTTCATAAGACGGTGCCAAAAAAATTAGGTATAACTATTTTTTTGGCCCTCTAACTTTATTAAAGAAGTCATTTTagtcataaatttaatttttttgtcctttttagttcttaaacttatattttttgtcaattcacctcaaaatggatggaaaaattaacatttgttaactttactGACGTGACATACATATGGATTGCCATGTagatgacacatcaatatttaattaattttttaaaattttaaaaagtatttttataatttttttaaaaattaattaaatgttaatgtgTCATTCGCATGACAATTCATGTATATGCaacatcaacaaagttaaaaaaagttaaattttcgtttattttggattgatttgataaaaacgtaagtttaaaagttaaaaaaataaaaataaataaatgaagagataaaataaataaatcattatatcaaAAGGTTACAACCGAAATTCTACGCGCTAAAGCTGAGCTTCCTATATAATCTCCCGTTTGTTaacggaaaaataaaaatatatttttaaatatttgaattttgttccatattttttaaattagtattcaAGTTCCTTTTGTGTCCAATTTGATAATAGGTTCATCTTAACACCGTAAAAATAAGATGAcataaaaattaagatttaaaaaaataaataaataaatttaattcacaattaaatattatttaggaCTTGGAGCTAATTTtggtataaatttaaaatttagtacatagcaaaattttattgatttaaatttttatttagatttgatAAACTCAACATTTGAGTTTATCCAGTTTAAGATAACAAGGAAATCTTAGAAATATGggtaaattttagaaattttggtataatcttaaattttttgataaattgttaaaaattttgataactacttaattttttttttgtaaatcgTTAAATGTTTTGGTAAATCATTAAAAAGATTTTGCATtgtcttaaaaaaattttggtatgtactcattttttaatttataccaaAATTAACTTCTATCCTAAATAAtgtttaattacaaattaaatatattgtatgttgtttattatatatcaatttcCATGTCATCTTATTTCTACGTTGTTAAGAAAATGATATAAATATGCGACATAAACCAAATTTAATTACGGATTTGAACCgatatgaatttgaaaattaaaattagaagaagattcaaatacttaaaaatataatatttttttttctttttccatcaaCGCTAAACAAGAGCTTATGATAGAATTTGAAGATAATATAAGCTTTGGGATGTACTAAAAAAACCCACACATTATCATCCATTTCCAACCTCAATAAAATACAATGAAACTAATTAATTGGTTGGTGGCATTGATTTACTGAAATGGATAATGATGCAGATGATAGGAGTAGGGACGGTATTGATGATTCCACTTATACGAAATCTATCGGATGAGTATGGGAGAAAAGCACTACTCACATTGCCTATGACATTATCAATTATCCCCCTTGGTATGCTTCCAAAGCTTCTTTTCATTTCTGCTCCTCCCTCCTTTTCATCTCATTGGCTTATTGtagaaaagttttaattttaggTTCTAATTACCTGCTCTTTCACATGGAAATTAAGTTGATTTGACAGATGCTTTTTTGCAGCTGTATTGGCATGCAGCAGAACAACCGATTACTATTACGCCTATTATGCAGTCAGGACTCTGACTGCCATGGTCTCTGAAGGCAGCATTAACTGCCTATCTCTTTCTTATTTGGTAACCTTCAACCCTCATTGTTACTTCTTTTATCTCTCTCATGTCATTGATATGTAGTATGAGAACACATATCACATATTCAACTTTAAGTCTAGTTGACATAATTTTAGCATTACCTTTGGAGATTAATTGATTTAAACTTTTAATTGATGCTGAAGTTCTGGTATCTTTTGTTTGTAGGCAGACAATATATCAGATAGCGAACGAGCATCTGCATTTGGAATTCTGTCAGGAGTAAGCTCTGGTGCATTTGTGTGCGCAACCTTAGCAGCTCGTTTCCTCTCCACTGCTTCAACATTTCAGGTTCTTCCTTCACCCATCTTTACAACCTCTTACACGCTACCTTGCTCATTGTTACATCTCAATCTTTTGctacatttgtttttttttctctttttcaatcctTTCAGGTTGCTACATTTGTATCAACGCTTGCTCTAGTGTACATGAGAATATTCCTTGAGGAAAGTAGACCTGATCAAGTTGATAGTATGATACAACCAATGTTGAAAGAAGGGGAAGATATCATTCAAAAGGATGGAAATGCACCTGGAAAGATGCCAGTATTCAAGAAAATTCCATCACTGGGGGATGTTATTTGCTTGCTAAAGAGCAGGTAATACTTGGGATTCATATTTTGATGGTGTATATTGTATGAAATCATGGCTGATAAAGTTGTAATTTCAGTCCATCATTTTCCCAAGCAGCAGTTGCAGCATTCTTCGCTAGTCTTGCGGAGGGTGGGATGATATCTTCTTCAATGGTATGTATGACttctgttgcgcggaagcgtgtgaaagagtaaaattattgtactgaaaaatcacactaagttcaattcccaggaaagagaggtggatcacgaggatcgcttacataccagatctttcctagccagaatatccctctatcgtaatttaatagcacaataaatcactacaatgacacttgcaaaatatgcagaacaaaaaataaagaacactagaattttaacgaggttcagcaaattttgcttacgtcctcgggcactaccaaatatatttcactccaaaaatacaagtgaaagtttacaaatagggagagagaacaattgccttaagtagagaatggcaagtgtgggatgaagaaagtaagaaatggttaggcctatttatagttgaggttcaaggatcaacttgcaatgtccctatacaattagggaccaaaattgcaattatcccataccaacttttaacccaacttgccaaccaattttactttctactttcggtgcctaccctttttgacttttcaaacaatgggtgggttccaataatctccaccttgaagatttgattaggataatcttatcttcacacaattctttctgcctttgacaacaatacttgatagtgccttcttcaactgttaaacttgcaggatattaatcaagttcaaacaatgttcgaacttggttgatgTTAcaaccttggtcatcatatctgcgggattatctgcagtcttgatcttctgaagacaaattttcccctcttcaataatttcccgcacaaaatggaatcgtacgtcgatatgttttgtacgtgcatgatagacttgattctttgctaaatgaatagcactttgactatcacaatacacgttaatatgctcctgaaccaaccccaaggttttagccataccttgtaaccaaatagcctcctttacagcctctgttacagccatgtactcggcttctgtggttgacaatgcaactgtagactgtagtgtagacttccaacttattggtcctccagcaagtgtaaacacataaccggtggttgatcttcgcttgtccaaatcaccggcatagtcagaatcaacgtacccaataacacctttaccaagtgtattatcctgcttgaacagtaatccaacatccacggtcttctgaatataccgtagaatccatttcacagcttgccaatgttcttttccaggattatgcatatacctactcactatactaactgcctgtgaaatgtcgagtcttgtacacaccattgcatacatcaagctacccactgcattagaatacggaacttgcaacatgtattctcgttccgtattcgtcgaaggagatagttgtgcagaaagcttgaaatgggaagccaacggggtacttacaggttttgtctgttcgttcatgccaaactgctgtagtacctttttcaaatactgcttctgagacaagctaactctatcatgagctctatctctccatatttccatgccgagaatctttttagcttctcctagatctttcatctcaaactcgagattgagttgagtcttcaatttttcaatctcaactttgctcttagatgctattagcatatcatcaacatataagagcaagtatatgaaagttccttcttgtagcttctgaaaatacacgcaatgatcaaatttacttcttgtgtacctttgccctttcatgaactgatcaaatcgcttgtaccactgcctcggagattgcttcaatccataaagcgactttgtcagtttgcaaacccaattttcttttccagcaaccttgaatccatctggctgagtcatatagatttcctcttccaaatcaccgtgtaaaaacgcggtcttcacatcaagctgaactagttcaagatcatattgcgcaaccaaggctagcaaaatccgaatagacgaatgcttcacaactggagaaaacacttcattgtagtctattccttctttctgagcgtaaccctttgctactaatctagccttgtatcgaatttcatttttatcaggaaatccttccttctttgcatatacccatttgcatccaattgccttctttcccttgggtagtgtcaccaactctcaggtcttatttttatgaagagactgcatttcttcattcattgcttgcttccactttacaccatcagggttacttattacttctgtgtaagtagaaggaacatcatcatctgtaattggaagtgcataggccactatatcatcaaagcgagcaggcttacgaatctctcttcttggccttctatatgcaattgaatcttgttgctgtagaggttcttgggtaggaacctcttcatcatttgtcccttcaatattagctggatcatcgttaaccttttcaagctccacctgctgcaaagtactactggttttgtcatccttttgtgaatccttgtacttcaacatggttgattcatcaaaagtcacatctctactgaaaacaatcttccttgtatcaggacaccagagacgatatccttttactccatcagttatacccaagaataatgctttctttgctcttgggtctaacttagattcttttacatgataatatgcagtggaaccaaatacatgcaaagaatcataatcagtagcagatttaccagtccacatctccataggagtttttccatttattgcagctgatggcaaacggttaattagatggcatgcatatgtaactgcctcagcccaaaattctttgcccaatccagcattggacaacatacatcgaactttctccagtatagttcgattcattcgttctgccaccccattttgctgtggtgtatcccgaacagtgaagtgtcgcacaatgcactcatcttggcatacttgtagaaatggatcgtttttgtactcagtaccattatctgatcgaagtcgtttgacctttcgaccagtctgagtctccaccatcttcttccatttcagaaatgcatccaaaacttcactttttcttttcattagatacacccatacttttcttgaataatcatcaacaaaagtaacaaaatagtgcatacctcccaaagaagctactttggtaggtccccacacatcactgtgaacgtagtccagaattcctttcgtattgtgaattgctggaccaaattttaccctcttctgcttgcccagaacacaatgttcacagaattccattttacaagaatttgcacctttcaataagccttgcttcaccaatgtctgcaaagctttttcaccagcatgtcccaatcgcatatgccataatctggtagcctctgaatctacatcttttgtagaaactgttgatgttgatccaataaatgtacttccatttaaaaaatacaagttatttcttcttgtgcctttcatcaccgtcagttgcccagctactatttttagtaatccatctctcaaagtgattgtgagccctttagattctagggcacctaatgagatgagatttttcttcaggctaggtacgtagcgaacatctgtcaagacttggattgagccgtcgtgattcttcaattggactgtacccactcccattgtcttataagcactatcattgcccataagaacaattccaccttctagctctttaagactagaaaaccagtccttattaggacacatatggtaagtacatcctgaatccaaaatccactcatccgtttgacatgccattgccatgccaaccaagctaaagtctgactcctcatcatgctccgctacacatgcattagaaatagccttgcccttttgtagcttaggacaattctttttccaatgccctttttcacggcaaaaggcacattcatctttggcgggtctccttttggactttccccttctaccagatttgctgctgtgtgaacgacctcttactgttaagacttctgcggttgtatctctgtgatctcttttatctttctttcgagtctcagatctatacaacgcactacagactgcatcaaatgtgatcgtgtccttcccatgaagcaatgtggtggtaagatgatcatattcatcaggaagggaattcaacaacaataatgccttgtcttcatcttcaaatttctcatccaaatttagcaagtctgttaaaattttattgaatgagttcacatggtcattcatcgacataccgggtgcatacgtgaatcgataaagtttctttttcatataaagcctattttcaagacttttcgttagaaacttttcttccagtgtatcccataacttcttcgctgatgtctccctcatgacagagtacttctgctctttggccaaacataggcggattgtaccacacgcctgtctattgatcttggcccactccttgtcatccatcttgtcaggtttttcttcaagggctatatctagctcttgctgacataagacatccaggatctcacattgccacataccaaaattattggtaccgtcaaatttctctacttcaaattttgcatttgtcacagtagtccttgctgatgacgatgctgctgccatttttctcctcaatcccaactactgtatacgtgaacagtaccgtatatgtgaatagtaccgtatacgtAAATAGTAACGTATACAtgaatagtaccgtatacgtgaatagtaccataAACGGTCGTATTCTCCAAGTatgaacctggctctgataccaattgttgcgcggaagcgtgtgaaagagtaaaattattgtactgaaaaatcacactaagttcaattcccaggaaagagaggtggatcacgaggatcgcttacataccagatctttcctagccagaatatccctctatcgtaatttaatagcacaataaatcactacaatgacacttgcaaaatatgcagaacaaaaaataaagaacactagaattttaacgaggttcagcaaattttgcctacgtcctcgggcactaccaaatatatttcactcaaaaaatacaagtgaaagtttacaaatagggagagagaacaattgccttaagtagagaatggcaagtgtgggatgaagaaagtaagaaatggttaggcctatttatagttgaggttcaaggatcaacttgcaatgtccctatacaattagggaccaaaattgcaattatcccatgccaacttttaacccaacttgccaaccaattttactttctactttcggtgcccaccctttttgacttttcaaacaatgggtgggttccaataactTCCTTTTCAAGTGTGAAACTATGACCTTCGCCATATGATgttcaaacaatttaaaagacTCTTACAATTACAGCCATCTGATAAAATTTTCTACCGTACAGTACTATTTAAAGGCTCGTTTCCACTTTAACAAGAATCAGTTTGCTGATCTGATGCTAATTGATGGAATTGCATCAACCATTTCTCAGGTAAATGTACATGGTATTATAATATTGTTGTTAATGAATCATTTTCTCATATGCTTCTGAATTTGCAGCTGTTCCTCATGCCCCGATTGGTATCTTCAATAGGAGATAGAAGGTTGCTTTCAGTAGGACTCTTAGTCACTTGTGTAAATGTAAGAGTTGTATACTCACCTTGTTCAACCTTTATTCGTGAACCCTTGTAAGCTGATGATGTTATTGTGACTTGATGTGTTTGGAAAACCAGTGTTGCTCAAACTCTACATTTTTGTTGACATTGGATATTACGATATAATCCTCCAAAATTGAATATGCCTAATCAGATACATATCCACATTTGACACTCACACTCGAGTACAGTAAAAGACGGTCTACTGATGAATTTTCACTTGGTGTGCATGCAGGCCATTCTTTACGGCGTAGCCTGGTCAGCTTGGGTAACATTTTTCACCAAAATTGATGGTTTCAGTTTTCTTTTATACTACTAGACTCAGTATTTACACCTTCTTTCAAGCTCAAATGACCTGATATCTAACTGCAGGTTCCATATGCAGCAACAACATTGTCTATTATGATGGTCTTTGCACCACCATCTGTAAGT from Gossypium hirsutum isolate 1008001.06 chromosome D12, Gossypium_hirsutum_v2.1, whole genome shotgun sequence includes these protein-coding regions:
- the LOC107945077 gene encoding uncharacterized protein, yielding MEKKVRGLRHLMVTVFLSGMGNFIVIPGITDVTMFALCPATDECSLAIYLSAFQQAMIGVGTVLMIPLIRNLSDEYGRKALLTLPMTLSIIPLAVLACSRTTDYYYAYYAVRTLTAMVSEGSINCLSLSYLADNISDSERASAFGILSGVSSGAFVCATLAARFLSTASTFQVATFVSTLALVYMRIFLEESRPDQVDSMIQPMLKEGEDIIQKDGNAPGKMPVFKKIPSLGDVICLLKSSPSFSQAAVAAFFASLAEGGMISSSMYYLKARFHFNKNQFADLMLIDGIASTISQLFLMPRLVSSIGDRRLLSVGLLVTCVNAILYGVAWSAWVPYAATTLSIMMVFAPPSLRSIASKQFGPGEQGKGQGCISAVSSLANIIAPLIFSPLTALFLSEEAPFQFPGFSIMCIAITLMIAFIQSLRMGSHVSADTDKNNSNSIQV